The genomic DNA CGGCGAGGTCACGCGGCATCACGCCATAGCCGAGCCGCCAGCCCGTCATGGCATACGACTTGGAAAAGCCATCGAGGATGATCGTGAGGTCCTTCATCCCGGGAAACGCGGTGATCGACGCGAACTCCCCGTCGTAGAGGAAGGACTTGTAGATCTCGTCGGCGATCACCGGGATGCGGTACTTCCGCGCCGCCTCCGCGATGCGTCCGAGCTGATCCCTCTCCAGCACGCCGCCGGTGGGGTTCTGGGGCGAGTTGAGCACGATGAGCCGGGTCTTCGCCGAGACCTTCTTCTCGAAGAGGTCCATGTCGAAGCCGAAACCGGACTCCTCGCGCAGCGGGATCGGCACGCCCTTGCCGCCCACGAAGTTGATCACCGATTCGTAGATGGGGAAGCCCGGGTTCGGGTAGATCACCTCGTCGCCCGGATCTACCAGCGCGGTGATCACGAAGTACATGATGGGCTTGGCGCCCGGTGTGACCACGATCTCGTCGGGCTCCACGGGAAGCTGGCGCGTCGACCCCACGTCCTTGGCGATGGCCTCGCGCAGCTCGGGCAGTCCCGCCGCCGGGCCGTAGTGCGTGGCTCCGCCGTCCAGCGCGCGCTTGGCCGCCTCGCGGATGTGCGCGGGCGTGTCGAAATCGGGCTCGCCGATCTCGAGGTGAATGATCTCCTTGCCCTGGCGCTCGAGGGCCTTCGCCCGCGCGAGCACCTCGAAGGCCGACTCCGTGCCGAGGCGCGACATCCGTTCCGCGAAT from Candidatus Methylomirabilota bacterium includes the following:
- a CDS encoding pyridoxal phosphate-dependent aminotransferase, with the translated sequence MRFAERMSRLGTESAFEVLARAKALERQGKEIIHLEIGEPDFDTPAHIREAAKRALDGGATHYGPAAGLPELREAIAKDVGSTRQLPVEPDEIVVTPGAKPIMYFVITALVDPGDEVIYPNPGFPIYESVINFVGGKGVPIPLREESGFGFDMDLFEKKVSAKTRLIVLNSPQNPTGGVLERDQLGRIAEAARKYRIPVIADEIYKSFLYDGEFASITAFPGMKDLTIILDGFSKSYAMTGWRLGYGVMPRDLADHVSRLMVNSNSCTASFTQWAGIAALQGDQQPVHAMVAEFKRRRDIIVDGLNALPGVTCRSPRGAFYVFPNVKKLGRPSADVASHLLNEAGVAVLGGSAFGEYGEGYLRLSYANSEANIRKALERMRPVLARLAG